A segment of the Manihot esculenta cultivar AM560-2 chromosome 13, M.esculenta_v8, whole genome shotgun sequence genome:
TTAATGGTACAAATATCAGGTAAAATACCCAGAAATTCCATTTGTTTCCACAAAGAAATCACTGTTTCATAATATTTCAATCTCACAAGTGCAGATAACAATTTGTTAAATTCTGCAGTTGAAGGTAGAGGGTTCATATGAATCATCTGATTAAAGGAAGCTAAGGCATCATCGATTTTACCAAATGATGCGTTCTTGCTTTTATCTCTCACATTTCTACTACTATGGCTGCTGGAACTGCAGGTGTGAAGATTAGTAATGGAATCAAACATACCCATTATCTAATGAACCCGAAAACTAATTAGTACTGGAGTAGAGGCGGCTAGTGGAAGGCGTCTGCGACTCCTTGCTAGCATCCTCTTTCCTCTATAGCTGCATGGAGCGAAAGGCCTGATCTTGAATACGGGCGCAGGTTTTGCGAGGTATTGGACCCTCGGTCATGGCGATGTGAACCAAAAAGGGAATTTAGCTACTACTCTTTTCTGCTAGTATGGTTGCAAGTGTAAGTCGAAGGAGTGTCGTTTTCACGAGATAGAAATTcaatagaataaattatttctatctcacaaaatatgcaataattaatagatatgtctcattatcttaaaatttaataatttaattcttatattttaattataaaattgaagATTGCTGTctgttattttctattaattatttttaaaatgagcTAATGTCTTTAAATatacaatatttttaattactgAATTATATTTAACTTAATacttatatttttcaaattaaaaataatttatttcttataaTTTACATAGAGTTAAATTATAAGAAGTAAACTATTAAATTTCAAACATAAAGTgacatatttataatttttatttacataaaGGATCTATTGTAACATTACCACCTTCtcgagtttttttttaataatttttttatttcaaataaaaaattttaatttttttaatttaaaaatattattttatcttaattattaaaatagttaattttatgGACAAGAAACTGCAGTCCATCTGAGTctatggaattttttttttttttccaatgctTGGGATTGAAACAAAAGATTGTTTCTGAGAAAATAGCCCACTTTTTTTTCATTAAGATAACCAAGCTATGGAAAATTAAGGTAAGTGCAAAGGCCTTTCTAAGACCAGACAAGAAATCATCCCTTGCAAGAAATACCTTCctgaaattatattttgataaaacATTTGTTCTTCACATGATTCAAACACAAGTGCAAGATTAGACAACATTTGAACCTTCATGGTTTTACAGAATGATTTGTCTTGAGCACTCCTTTAACTAGGCTTCCTTGAACAACAGTCAAATAGCTTGTAGTAAATTCAATGACTAGCTCTTTAAAATTGAAAGCAGAGCTATGGTTGTAAGAATAACATGATTCCAAGTAACTATATGTCCaaattaacaaatatttttGGTAATAAACCAAAAACATGACCGAGATCATTAGCAAATTCAAATACCTATTAACAGATAATGCCACTGTTTAACTAAGAGATAGATCAAAGCCAAGGGAGCTACAACATCTTGTATAAAGAAAAGGAATCATCTTACTAACCTTGACGAGTATGAAAAGAATTGCATAGTCCAAAAGATTAGACTgaactaattttaaattagcCTGCACCACAGTTTCCCTCTTTCCCTAATCTATATGGATCAATATGAATCTCATGAGAATTGGatcaattttagttaaaatcagCTGACATTGTATCGAACACTACACAAGCATAGCAATGGCATCTCCTACTATACACAAGACAATCACTGGCCTGAATGAAATGATTCAAATTAACCTATCTAAAGCTATCTTAACCAAAAGATTAGCGGCTTAGcattcaaacacacaaaattgCAAACAGAATGAGCTCACCTAACAATCCACAAAGAGCTGAGAACATACATTCTCCAACAGATCATACCATAATCTCATTTCCACAAGCTTACACACACAGCTCAAGTTCGTAGTTGAGAAGCCATAAGATAATTAGTGCAGAAAAGCATAAACAGCAGtggaaatataaattaagagagCAGAAGAAACCAGAAGGACCAATGTTGTAACCGCGTGAACCGCACTGTTACTTCCACACGACAACATCCCCAGCCGAATCTCAATCACATTCACCATTGAAAGCACCAAGAAGATGCAACCCATCACCGATCCCATCGCCGAACCCATCATCCCAAATCTCAATACGTTCAGATTTATGTGAGCTCTGAACGCCTCATCCACATCTTTACTGTTTAACAAATTGATGGCGAGTTTCAAGCCTTGAGCGATTAGGGAGGAAAAGAGGAAGAAACTGAAGGACACAACCTCAAAAACGAGGAGTTTTTTCACCACGTCGATGCCAGCATCACAGGCGGAGCGATTCTCGAGACTGCGTTGGCCTGGGGTGGTAAGAGAGAGTCCAACGAAGACAGCAATTGTGAAAAGAGAGTTGACGTTGACGAGACCGTCAAGGGCAGTCACGTGGACGCTGGTGGTGGaaacggaggaggaggaggaagctgAGGTAACCCTTCCGGTGGTGTTTTCTCTGTAGTAGGGATCTTTTGGAGATCTGGGGAAAAAAGCAAAGAATTGGGTTAACACAACTAAGCCACAAGCTAAGCAAATCttaacagaaaaaagaaaagaatcagTGGAAAGAAAGAGCGAGAAAAATGCATATAAGCAAGAAATGATGGAAATGAGAAtctagagagaaagagaaaagaaattaCTGATCCATTCTTCAATGTTTATGAATTTGGAGTGTAGTTTGCAGGATTTATGTtactttttcaagcaaagatAGAGGGAAACGAAGCTTGAAGAAGGAGCTTCACTATGTTTAAAGGAAGAAACTTCCTCTGCTTTTTTTGGTTTTGTCTTTGGTGGGTTTGTTAATTTGCTTGTGGGTTTtgatttgagtttggttttctTGGAGGAGAGAGTAGGATCAGGAAGGAGATGCTTTGCCTTTTTAGTTAATTTCGTTTGCCtttctattttaattgtattaaaaatttataattctcaaaaaattaaatagagttaaaattttattagttttcttttttattttaattaatttttgtaaaattaattaaaaggaaaaataatattttttattttattttttaaaaaaaaatatgtaatgttagattatatattaaaatcattatttgaatttttcagttttataaGAGGAAAgaaacattttttttatttttaattttttcaatcaattttaatataaattaacttaaaaggaaaaaaatattttatttttaaaaatatgtttaacattaaaattattattttaatttttcagttcTATAACGTGaaagtaaaaatttttattttaattgatttgtaataaaatgaaaacttaattaaaagaatttaagtacaaaaaattaaggattttaaatttatataagttttatgaataatttaaataatcaattaattttaataattaacaaattttaattattattttaataatataaaaataatagatactttaaataattataaaaaaataaaaaataaagataaaatttatttaataaagagagatttataatttagtccttaaatattatcattattaacaagtcagttcctatattttcataaacttattaaaatgtcattaacttttcttttcattaacaaaataatccttctgttatttttttcttcaaaaaaagataaaatatgagagagaatatttaaaattcaatttttccatcaaataaaattctttatttaatccttgtatattgttattattaacaactcagtccctacattttcagaaatctattaaaacattcttatctttttttatatctattaaaatattcttagtGTTTCTTCCCGTCAATGAAATAattcctatcttttctcatatctattaaaatgtccttatcgtttctttccatcaatgaaatagtcactccttatcgtttctttactcaacgaaatagtttttctctacattttcagaaatttattaaaacgtttttatcttttttatatctattaaaacgttcttattatttctttccgtcaaaaaaaagatgatgaaggtgaagaagaagaagaaaatgaagaaaaaaagatGAACAAGAAAacgaaaaaaatgaaaaaaaaaaagaagaaagagaagaagatgatgatgaagaaaaagaagatgaagaaaaatCATCTCTTCCTtcttaaagaaaaagaataaaaagaaaaattgaagtagaataaaagaaaaagaagaatgagGAGAAAGAGGATGACGAAGAGAATGAGGGTAATTTggttttttactatatttttaattgtagAAATAGACGGAACgattattttgttgacggatAGAAAAGGTAAGGACGTTTAAAtatatttctgaaaatataaatactgacttattaataatggcaatatctagagactaaattataaattttcattaaataaattataaaaaaaatagtattaGAAGTAAATTACCAACTATTACTTGTGGTTTATCAAcgaaattttataattagtttttattttattacctTTAAATTATACACCATATAAATATATCAAaagttatcaatttttttttataatattatgaatttttttttaaatataaatgtataattattagtttaattttaaaatgaatttatcaattttttatatagaGATTacgtttttaataaatttcatactcttttaattatttctcacaattttattttgtctatattaaaaaagaaaaatgttgaatttaaaaagtaagtttgaaaattataattatattttaaaaacgtTATTTTctttactaaaaaattaaactgatatttatatcattaaaaaattttaatttatataaatactgaaattaaaataaaaaatgaatttattttaaaattaatttaaataatacaaattataataaattaaagaatggAGGAATTTAGTAGTTCCATTATTAATTCCTCCTCCTTTTTCCActcatatatattataaattataatataataatacaaATCAATTAAtggattaataatattaattaaattaattaaaatataaatttataattaatttattaattttataaataagaaaaaaaattattttattttatttattaatatatattaaacggCTTTACAAAtgtctttattttttaagttaaacttCCCGTAGAAAtgtatcaaaatttttttaatataaagatCAGTTTAGTTTTTTTAGTAAAGAAAATAacgtttttaaaataaaattataattttcaaaatttactttttatattcaatatttttcagaaatgtttaaaaaaaaatattacattattTCAGATGAATATAGAATTCGACACACCTCTCTCACgtttaaaattatattggatagtgaaatatttaaaaaaataaaaaaaaaatacatgaaattttaatttaatttaattataaaaattgaaatatctattaaaatgatagaaaaattaGATTGAATAAATCAATTGGTCTTTAATTTTTGAACagtatgtgaaaaaaaaaaaaagataaatacaaACACAAATGTCATTCCAAATTagcttttttctttatttcactTTAGCAAATGTGACATGAGTATATATTATCTAATCATATTTTAGATTATTAATTATGAAAGATAATTAAATaatcttaaaaagaaaaacacaagTCATAATAAAGATAGAGATGATATTAAAAAGCAAAAAGTGATACTAAAGGTATATTTTTAAgttaacaataatttaaattatctattaaacacttgaaaatttaattaaattattgtttaataAAGTCAGTCAGCTTTTATAGTCACATGCTAGTATTTCTTTATATAATTCACTAATTGTCAATATCAGAGACTGGGAGTTAAAGCTCAGATATGGGAGTGTATTTaatcataattattaaattattaatttaataaactttaaaataaaaaggctgtgtgaataaaaatgaattgattattgtattcattttaaaaatattaatttttattaaatattaaaaaatattttaaatatttacgtggaaaaataacatttaataagcgaatattttaaaaataaaataaaattaaatagtattataatattattataatatataaaagaaaagtacacAAGAGTTTTGGAACaattgaaatagaaaaaataaacaaaaataataagacaaaatagataaatatttaatggttaaaattaataaaataattaattaatatattttttaaaaattgaaaaatatattaatatattttttttaaaattaaagaattaattaataaatttattcgtaatacaaaaactaaataataaaattttctaagaTCAATCAAATATTTGTTTTCCTGCATCTTAGTTTTGTTTAGTTCAAACTCCTTAGTTTCTGCAAAATTCACCCTCCCAAAAAAGGTAACTTACTCCCATTACTTCTCTGacttttacggcagacttggactagggctaacttttatattttaattattatttttagatattttggatattttcataattttgcacattaagattatttttgcatattaggattttatttctattgtaaatagcctcctttggctattaggattttagactcctattaagattatgattatttttgcatattagaattttatttctattataaatagcctcccttggctattaggaactcactttccaattttttaagaaatttcattaagacttttcgtcttttagcctatcttttctcttatttcgtcttaaccaaacgatattggttgaaactcctgacagagtctaaatagtcctgtatcagattggtatcagagcgaagttcgaccatggcagataaccaagaggcgcgacttgctgcgattgaggcatctttggcagaattgagggagatgatcggacaactgaccctgcagcagggaatccaccaacccgccgcAGCCGCACATCCCCAtgtggccgccaatcctgtggTCGTCAATCCTATGCCTGCAAATCCCCAACAGAACTATCAGGAAGGTTACAGGATCAAggtagaccttcaaaacttttatgGTTCATTAGATGTtgaatctgttcttgattggctggcagaggttgaacgcttctttgaaattatgaacgtggaagaggaACGCAAGATTCCAATTGTGGCCTATAAGTTGAAAGGGGGTGCAGCAGCCTGGTGGAATTCGATTCAAAGCGAACGCTATTGGAAGAGGCTGGAGCCCATACGAAACTGGGTGCTGATGAAGCAGATGTTTGAACAACGGTTCTTGCCTAGTGATCACGCTCAGGTTTTatataaccggtatcatgactgtgtacaAAGGAACCGAAGGGTGGATGAGTATACCGAGGAGTTTCTAAGGCTGCAGGTGAgatgtgaaaactgtgagaacgaggcccaacaggttgctcattatcagagggggctgaatcacgaaattcgttgtatgatgggagtagctgcaattttcaccttggcagacgctattgagatggcaaaaagggcagaagagcgtgttgattggcagccacgACAGCAGCAGTACAACCGGAATTTCAATTACAGAAACTCTAGTTCAACAGAGACGCAGCAATATAGAAGCAACTACAGCGGGCAaccttctaaggttgtaaattctaGCAACCCTCCGAATaccatggaagaaaggagagacagtaagGGCAAGGCAGTCACCACTACAACAGACAAAGGAGGCAGGACCAATCCTTACCAGAAGCCAACGGGAGACATCTGTTACCGGTGCAGGCAATCTGGTCATCGATCAAATAATTGTCCAGAAAGTAGAGGAGTTAATATTGACCACTGGCAGGTTAATATAGTTGAGCAGGTGGCTGAAACTGACgaggaagtggatgacgatgacggatctattgctggttctgaagatggagaggtcacctatgtggtgaagaagatcttatgctcaacaaaacaggaggacgagacacaaaggaggaagattttccaggcaaagtgtcgagtaggagaggcaatttgcaggctaattatagatagctgcagttgtgaaaatctgatagctaagcagtTGGTGGAGAAATTatagttgcctacacagcctcacccctcaccatacaaagtcggatggattaaggaaggaccgacaattgaggtcaacagaatctgcagcgtgcctatctcgatcggtaaatcttatactgaacctgttaattgtgatgttgtggatatggattgctgtggaattttgctaggtcgcccttggcaattcgacgttgatgctttgcataaagggaaggagaattcatacatgttcacgtggaatcaaaagaagattactatcttgccttcctgttctgcgaaacattctaaggTGGAAGGGAAGCATACTGTTGTTGTTTCTACGGGAGTGCAGaagctatcaggcgcagttgagaaatctggaggcacactagctttattggtgagagcaaaaggtacaatggaggatgcaccatctttaccaccgcccgtcaaagagttgttaaaggagtttcctaagatagtggaggaatcatcaaATCTTCCACCCctgcgggatatccaacatcagattgatctcattcctggatcaaaattaccgaatctgcctcattacaagatgagtccaaaggagagtgaaatcctccaagaccaggtggaatttgctcacaacagtattgcagcaagtAACTTGGTAAAACAGCACGTGaatgttttcaaacaggtacaacaataCCTTACAGAAGTTAATAACAAAGATAAAGCTACAGCCaataaacataggcgtttcaagtccttcaatgtcggtgaccaagttatggtgtatttacgcaaggagcgtggtggaggacagaaaaaacttgacgccaagaagattggtccattccggagtcattcagaagatcaatgacaatgtttatattcttgacctcccacatgagatgaaaatttccaaaacgtttaatgtggcagatctatttcagtattaccctgctgatgacaactcgaggtcgagttctttacaagtggaagggaatgacacggagcaactagtcttggattttacggcagacttggaccagggctaacttttgtattttaattattatttttggatattttgggtattttcataattttgcacattagaattatttttgcatattatgattttatttctattgtaaatagtctcccttggctattaggattttggactcctattaggattaggattatttttgcatattagaattttatttctattgtaattaggattttatttctattgtaaatagtctcccttggctattagaattttagactcctattaggattaagattatttttgcatattaggattttatttctattataaatagcctccgttggctattagaaacttactttctaattttttaaaaaatttcaataagacttttcgtcttttagcctattttttctcttatttcgtcttaaccaaacgatattagttaaaactcctgacggagtctaaatagtcctgtatCATTCTCCCcttgaaataaatgaaatagcTTCCTTAATCTTTTTAGAAATTAAGACAAAATATCaactaattatattaatttcatGGAGACTTGAAGTTCCCAAGTCAAACTTTGAATTTCATACTCAGTTCTATGAATAGGAACATAAGTTACTCTGATCTCACCAGTAATCCCCACAAGAACAAGTTCCATTTTCAAAATGGTGGAACCTATTGCGATCCCTCACAACTATTTTTCTCTTGGTAATCTTAGAAATGAGCTTGATCATTGAGTGGCAATCATCACATACCCTCAAATTTTTCACAACTCTTATTGTGGTAAATGGTTTTGTAGAAATTAGTCCATAGCATATTGCAAGCCTCTCACTATGAATTGCCAAAGCCCACTCTTTCTGCCACTTCTCAATATCATGTAGCACTACTTCTGTTGCAGGAGTATAGCCTTCCAATCTTAATATTTCGTTCATTTCTTCTAACTTTTTGTAGATTTCTTCCTTTTGGGGGTGTCTCAGATCTCCCAAAATGAACTCATGAATCTCATTGTTCACTTCAATGGAACTGCAACCTGGTTCCTTTTCTATTCCTTCTCCTTTCATCTTTGCTCTTACTTGTGCAGCTTCCTTCCATTTCCCTGATGAAGAATATGCATTTGATAGTAAAACATAAGTACCTGAATCTGCATTTCCACAATTCACTAAACTTTTTGCAATCTCTTCGCCTAATTCCAGATTTCCATGAATCTTACAAGCACTAAGCAGAGCTCCAAGCATAACATGATCTGGTGCTATTTTCATTGTTCTAATAAAATGATATGCCTCCTTAAGCATACCCAGTCGACCCAGAAGATCAACCATACATCCATAGTGCTCAATTTGTGGCTCAATCCCATAATATCTTGCCATAGAGTGAAAGATTTCAAATCCCAAATCTGCCAAACCCCCATGACTGCAAGCACTCAACACACCCACAAAAGTGACACTAGTTGGAGCAAGTCCTTGTTTTGTCATTCTCCTAAACAACTCAATAGCTTGGCTACTTTTCCCATGCAAGGCAAGCCCCATAATCATAGAATTGTAGGTGATGACATTCCTCTCTTTCATCTCTTCAAAAATCCGCCACGCCTCATCAATATCTCCGCACCTCCAGTACATGTTGATCAAGGCACCACCAACAAAATGGTTAAGCTCAATACCGTACCTGCCCATATAAGAATGCACCCAGCGTCCGAGTTCTAAAGTCCCCAATCGTGAACAAGCAGATAAAACACAAACAACAGTAAATTCATTGGGCCTCACATTCAACCTCTGCATTTCTCTGAATAACTCTAACGCTAGGTTCATCTCCCCATTCCTAACCAACCCATCAATCATAGCAGTCCAACACACAGTGTCCTTAGTCTTAACCGAATTAAAAATACCAGTTGCCTCCTGAATCAATCCATGATGAAAGAAGGAGTTTATCATGATTGTTGACGCAACAACATCTTGTTCAGGCATTTCATCGAAAACTTGCTTTGCATCTTCTAGTACTCCACATTTCCCATAAACCTCCATCAGTTTCATTCTTATTGACCTGTTTGAACTCAACCCAAGTTTCAAAATTTGGCAATGGACCTCTCTACATTCCTGCAACGCTAACTGATACCCACAAGCTTTCAAAACCGAAGTGATGGCATAGTTATCGGGTAAGATTGATAAGTTGATCATTTGATAATACAAGTGAATCCCATCAATATAATAACCGGATAAGACAAACCCATCAATGAGAACAGTGTAGAGATACACATTCGGTTGTTGAGTGCAAGAGAAGATTTTGGAGGCGTAGTCAATTGATTTGAGATTAGAGCAAACACGAAGTAGCTCAAAGACGATAAAGGGGTCTTGGTCATGATTGGTTCTTATGATCTTAGCATGAATTGGTATAACTTGATTGATGTTTTTGCAACTTTGCAACTGAGAAAGGAACGTTTTCCTTTTTGGAGAGGTATTGGATTTTGAATCTAACTTCGGCGAGAAAGATGGGTACGCTGCTGCAATGGGGAGGGTGGAATGAGTCATTTGGAAGACCGGAAGAGAAATATATGATCATATAACCCAATAAAATTCTCGCTttacaaatataaatttatttttcttttttactccTCGTATATAAGTTACTgttgtataatttttatacactttaatatttttattaactttttaagtatattgatattaaattttattaaaaattaatagatattttaaaaaatttattaaaataaaataaaattaaatagaattataataataaatgtatatattatgataaataaaaaaactaaaaaaaataaaaaacatcatgaaataaatagagtattttttttcttaaaaatatattttttatatttatattcaaatctgatgacaaaataaaaaaataatttattat
Coding sequences within it:
- the LOC110629526 gene encoding uncharacterized protein LOC110629526: MDQSPKDPYYRENTTGRVTSASSSSSVSTTSVHVTALDGLVNVNSLFTIAVFVGLSLTTPGQRSLENRSACDAGIDVVKKLLVFEVVSFSFFLFSSLIAQGLKLAINLLNSKDVDEAFRAHINLNVLRFGMMGSAMGSVMGCIFLVLSMVNVIEIRLGMLSCGSNSAVHAVTTLVLLVSSALLIYISTAVYAFLH
- the LOC110629436 gene encoding putative pentatricopeptide repeat-containing protein At5g59200, chloroplastic → MTHSTLPIAAAYPSFSPKLDSKSNTSPKRKTFLSQLQSCKNINQVIPIHAKIIRTNHDQDPFIVFELLRVCSNLKSIDYASKIFSCTQQPNVYLYTVLIDGFVLSGYYIDGIHLYYQMINLSILPDNYAITSVLKACGYQLALQECREVHCQILKLGLSSNRSIRMKLMEVYGKCGVLEDAKQVFDEMPEQDVVASTIMINSFFHHGLIQEATGIFNSVKTKDTVCWTAMIDGLVRNGEMNLALELFREMQRLNVRPNEFTVVCVLSACSRLGTLELGRWVHSYMGRYGIELNHFVGGALINMYWRCGDIDEAWRIFEEMKERNVITYNSMIMGLALHGKSSQAIELFRRMTKQGLAPTSVTFVGVLSACSHGGLADLGFEIFHSMARYYGIEPQIEHYGCMVDLLGRLGMLKEAYHFIRTMKIAPDHVMLGALLSACKIHGNLELGEEIAKSLVNCGNADSGTYVLLSNAYSSSGKWKEAAQVRAKMKGEGIEKEPGCSSIEVNNEIHEFILGDLRHPQKEEIYKKLEEMNEILRLEGYTPATEVVLHDIEKWQKEWALAIHSERLAICYGLISTKPFTTIRVVKNLRVCDDCHSMIKLISKITKRKIVVRDRNRFHHFENGTCSCGDYW